A single region of the Ascaphus truei isolate aAscTru1 chromosome 6, aAscTru1.hap1, whole genome shotgun sequence genome encodes:
- the LOC142496950 gene encoding nicotinamide N-methyltransferase-like, with the protein MASTPHKDYHDDELDPTNIIETYISADKTDSKEELLHYPLRELFNILTPGCVRGDTLIDLSFSVAIGQLLTASDYFKEIIMLESSDVSIREIEKWLKKEPGAMDFSHAAMFVCELEGKSEGWEEKEEKVRRAVKHVVKCDFTKANPLDPVVVPQADVLTSVWYLEAVSKDHDSYLSNLKKMSSFLKVGGHLILFGFLNMSYYMIDKRKFSMLTYDEEFAKKALRDTGYSIKSFGKCKSKLNTHMVDYEHIGYFVACKEREV; encoded by the exons ATGGCATCCACACCCCATAAAGACTATCATGATGATGAATTGGATCCTACAAATATTATAGAAACATATATTAGTGCTGATAAGACTGATAGTAAAGAGGAACTGTTGCACTATCCTTTGCGTGAACTATTTAACATATTAACTCCAG GTTGTGTGAGAGGAGACACTCTGATAGATCTCAGCTTTAGTGTCGCAATTGGTCAGCTGCTGACAGCCAGTGATTACTTCAAAGAGATCATCATGTTAGAATCGTCTGATGTCAGCATAAGAGAAatagaaaaatggttaaaaaaggAGCCAGGAGCCATGGATTTCTCTCATGCAGCTATGTTTGTCTGCGAGCTTGAGGGTAAAAG tgagggatgggaggagaaagaagaaaaagtaaGAAGAGCAGTCAAACATGTTGTAAAATGTGATTTCACCAAAGCCAACCCATTGGACCCTGTTGTGGTGCCACAAGCAGACGTGCTGACCAGTGTTTGGTACTTGGAAGCTGTTAGCAAAGATCATGACAGTTATCTCAGTAACCTGAAAAAAATGTCATCATTTCTGAAGGTTGGAGGGCATCTGATCCTGTTTGGGTTTCTCAACATGTCATATTACATGATTGACAAACGCAAGTTTTCAATGCTGACCTATGATGAGGAGTTTGCAAAGAAAGCTCTTAGAGACACAGGGTATAGCATTAAGAGTTTTGGGAAATGCAAAAGCAAATTAAATACTCATATGGTAGACTATGAACATATTGGGTATTTTGTGGCttgcaaggaaagggaggtttaa